DNA sequence from the Halorussus limi genome:
CCGCGAGCGCTCGCCCTCGATGTCGGTCCGGCGGTTCGTGACGGCGACGAACACGCCCGCGTCGTTGTATCCGATCCACGTCCCGCCGGCCTCCTCGTCACGCGGCGCGACCACCCGGGGGTTCTCGTCCAAGACGCCCGGCGGGCGAGACGGGCGGCCGAGCGCCTCGTCGCGGTTCGCCGCCGCGGCTATCGGCGCGTCGTCGAACATCTGCCACGCGAGGATTAGGGTACACACGTCTACGACTACGGACGTATCGGGCTAAAGTGTCGCGGCCTCGGCAGTTCCCGTGCGAACGTCGGCGAACGTCCGCCAAACTGTGGACCACCCGACCGCCGACCTACGCATCGCGCTCGCGGCGAAGTCGCTCCCGGACCGCCTCGCGCTCGACGGTCCCCGAGGCGGTTCTGGGCAACTCGTGGGCGAACGCGACCGTTCGGGGTCGCTTGTAGCCCGCGAGTCGGTCGTCGCAGAAGTCTTCGACGGTCTCTCCCGTGAGGTCTGCGCCATCTTCGGGAACCACCAGCGCGGCGACTCGCTCGCCCCACTCGTCGTCGTCCAGTCCGACGACCGCGGCGTCCCGCACGTCGGGATGCTCGCGCAGGGCCTCGACCACCTCGCCGGGGTGGACGTTCTCCCCGCCGGTGATGATGCGGTCCTCGCGCCGGTTCAGTACCCAGACGCGTCCGGCGTCGTCGCGGTAGCCCACGTCGCCGGTGTGGAAACCGTACTCGCCGAAGGCCTCGGCGGTCGCCGCCGGGTCGCCGTAGTAGCCTCTCATCACGGTCGGCCCGGAGACGACGAGTTCGCCGGTCTCGCCCGCGGGCAGGGGGTTGCAGTCCTCACCGACCACGGTCAGGTCGGTCCACAGCATGGGCCGCCCGACGGTTCCCCGATGCTCGAACGCCTCGCGGGGCCGGGCCGTGGCGATTTGGGAGGCGGTCTCGGTCATGCCGAAGGTCGGGTGGACCGGCACGCCGCGGGCCTCGCACCGCGAAAGCAGTTCTTCGGACGCTGGCGCACCGCCCAGCAGGACGAACCGCAGGGAGTTGGCCAGCGAGTCGCGCGCGTCGAGCATCCGACGGAGCATCGTCGGGACGAGCGAGACGCCCGTGACGCCGAACTCGGCCATCGCGTCCGCGGCGTCTTCGGCGTCGAAGCCCTCCTGCAGGACCACCGTCGTCCCGTAGAGCGCCGACCGGAGGACGACCGATAGCCCGCCCATGTGGTACATCGACAGGCAGAGCAGCCAGCTATCGTCGGGCGTCACGCCGAGTCGGAAGGCCGAGGCGGTGGCGCTCGCGAGGAAGTTCCCCATCGACAGCGACACCGCCTTCGGGTCGCCGGTCGTGCCCGAGGTGAACAGCATCGCCTGCGGGTCCGCGCGGGACCACGATGCCGGGTCGAATCCCGCGGAGTCGCGCTGGCGAAGGGCCGCCACGGCGTCCTCTCCCTCTCGCTGGGGAGCGTCGACCGACGCGACCGGCACCTCGGAAATCGCTACCGCCTCGCTCTCGGTCTCGCGCTCGCAGACGAGCAGGTTCAGGTCCGCCGTCTCGGCCTGCCGGGCCAACTCCGGCCGGGCGAGACGCGCGTTGAGGGGGACCAGAACCGCCCCGAGTCGCATCGCGGCGTGGACCAGTCGGACGAACGCGACTCGGGTCTCCATCAGGACGCCGAGGTGGTCGCCCGGTTCGAGACCGAGCGCCGCGAGTCGGGCGGCGGTCTCCTCGACCGCCGAATCGAGTTCGGCGTAACTCCACTCCGCTCCATCCTCCGCCTCGACCAGCGCCGTCGCCTCGGGGGAGGTCCGCACTCGTTCGGCCAGCCAGTCGTGCATCTCTTCGTCGTGATTTCGAGTAGTTCTCCCGTCAGTCATGGTGTCCCCACGTGTCCGCGGTGCCGTTGCCCTCGCCCTGCGGGACGACCGCCCGGCCGTCGGCGACCGGGGCGATGTCCGGGCCGAGGTCAGACTCCAGCAGTTTCCGGGTGGCGAGTCCGCAGGCCGGAACGTCGGGAATCGCGGCCGCGACGTGGACCGCGGCGGTCCGGGCCACCGCGCCGTCGATAGTCGTGGTCACCACCGGTTCGACGCCCGCCTCGCGGGCGCGCTCGGCGACCCCGACCGCGGCGCGCGGGCCGCCGAGCGCCATCGGTTTCAGGATTACTGCGTCCGGGTCGGCGTCGAGCGCGTCCCCGAACTCGACCTCCGCGAGCGTCTCGTCCAGCGCGACCGGTCCCGAGAGCGCGGCGAGGCCCGCGATGTCCGTCGGGGCCAGCGGTTGCTCGACGTAGGAAAGCCGGTCGCCGACCGCGTCGAGGAACTGCTGGGCCTGCTGGCGGGTCCACGCCGCGTTGGCGTCGGCCCGCAGTTCCGTCTCGGGGAGCGCGTCGGCCACGGCCTCGATTCGCTCCACGTCGGCCGACAACTGGCGCGCGCCGACCTTGACCTTCAGGCACTCGAAGCCCGCCTTCGCGGCGCGCTCGGCCTCGGCGACGGTCTCCGCGACGGGCGCGTCGCCGACCGTCGCGTTGACGGGGACGCTCTCGACGCGCGCCGACTCGTCTCCGGCGGAGTCGGGGTCGTCTCCGGACTCGCCGAGGCGGCGATACAGCGGGACGCCCTCGCGAGAGGCGCGCAGGTCCGCGAGCGCGAGGTCGAACGCGTGGCGGGCGGCCGGGGTCGAGTCGAGGTCCCCGAGCAGGTCGTCGGGGTCGGCTCCGCCGTCCACGGCCTCGACGGCGTCGGCGAGGACCGACTCGCACTCGTCGTAGTGTTCGGTCCACCCCGGAAGCGGCGTCGCCTCCCCGACCCCGACGGCGCCGTCGTCGGCCTCCAGTCTGACCAGCAGTCCGTCGCGGCGCTCGATGGTTCCCCGAGCGGTGTCGAGGGGGTCGGCCAGCGGGAGCGAGAAGGGGCGAACGGCGCCAATCATACGATCAGACCCAGCGCGAACAGGACCGAGTGGGCGGCCAGTAGCTTGCCCGTCTGTTCCAGCGCGGGGTTGAGCGCCTCGCCGGAGGTGTCGGTCAGCATCGTCCGCGCAATCGTGGCGGCGTAGGGAACCGTCGCCAGCGGCAGGAGGACCGCCGGGGAGTAGCCCCGCGCCAGCCAGAACCAGACGGGAACGGCGTACGAGAGCGCGAGCAGACCGACGAACTCGGCCCTGCTGGCCCGGTAGCCCACGAGGACCGCGAGCGTCTTCTTGCCCGCCTCGCGGTCGGTTTCGAGGTCCCGGACGTTGTTCACCACGAGGATGTTCGTGGAGATGGCCGCGACCGGGAGGCTGGCGACGAACGCCGCGAGCGTGACGGTCCCCGCCGGGATTCCCGTGGGGAAGGCCCCGGCGAGTTTACTGGCGGCCTGCACGTAGAAGGTGCCCATCACGGCGACGACGCCGAAGAAGACGAAGACGAACAGGTCGCCGAGACCGTGCGACCCGAGCGGGTAGGGACCCCCGGCGTAGGCGATGCCGGAGACGACGCTCGCGAGGCCGACGACGAGGATGGGGAGTCCGCCGACGTACACGAGGTAGACGCCGACGAGTATCGCCAGTCCGAACGTGGCGTACATCGCGCGCTTGACCGACTCCGGGGCGATGAGGCCGGACTGGGTGACGCGAGTGAACCCCTCGCGCTCGTCGGTGTCCACGCCCTTCACGGCGTCGTAGTAGTCGTTGGCGAAATTGGTGCCGATTTGGATGAGTGCCGCGCCGACGAACGCCGCCAGCGCCGGGAGGGCGGCGAACGTGCCCTCGTGGACGGCGAGACCGACGCCGACGACGACGGGGGCGGCGGCCGCCGGGAGCGTGTGAGGCCGGGCGGCCATCAGCCACGCCTCGCGGCGGGAGTGTTCGGTAGCCATGTCGCTCATTGTCGGCAGTTACGGCGAGCGAACAATAGCGTCTGCGGTTTCGGCAGAGCGGACGCTGCGGAAGTGAGTGTCCGGGAGAACCGCACTTCGCTCGTATCTACTCCTTGTCGCCAGAAGCACTTAAACGAGGGCGGGGAGGCGGGCGCCGCTCAGTCGTCTCCGGTCGCCCTGAACTCGCGGGCCGCCTCGCGCAACGTCTCGGAGATTCCCGGCACCTCGTCGGGCGACACCTCGCCCTCGGCTTCGATTTCCTCGATGGACTTCGGGAACTCTCGGAGCGAGTAGTGGACGTCGATACCGGCGTTCGCGCCCTCGCCCATCGCGACCGGAATCTGGTTGTGACCCGGCGTGAGGTCGCCCACGGCGTAGACGCCCTCGACGCTGGTCTCGCCCGCGTCGCCGACCGCGACGGTGCCGTCGTCGTTGCGTTCACAGCCGAGTTGGTCCACGAGTTCCGCGTTGTAGTCCGACCCGTACATCGGGAACCCGCCGCGGTACTCGCGGAAGGTGTCGTCCTCGAACTCGAATCCGGACAACCAGCCGTCGTCGCTCTTCTCCATCCCGGCGACCTCCGCCTCGACGATTTCGACGGGGTGGGCGCGCAACTGGCGGTCGGTCTCGTCGCTCCACGTCGGTTCGTCGCCGCGGGTCAGCAGGTCCACCTCGTCGGTGAAGTTGAGCATAATCATGGCGACGTGGGCGGCCGACTCGCCGGCCCCCATCACGAACACCGGTTCGTCCACGAACAGGTAGGCGTCGCAGTGGAGACACCAGTGGAGGCCCCGACCGGTGGGCGGGAGCGGCGGGTCGGGGCGCTCGTCGTTGAACCCCGTCGCCAGCACTACCCTCTCCGCGGTGAAGTCGGCGTCGTCGTCTCCTTCTCCCGTCGAGAGCCGAAATCTCCC
Encoded proteins:
- a CDS encoding 1,4-dihydroxy-2-naphthoate polyprenyltransferase; this translates as MSDMATEHSRREAWLMAARPHTLPAAAAPVVVGVGLAVHEGTFAALPALAAFVGAALIQIGTNFANDYYDAVKGVDTDEREGFTRVTQSGLIAPESVKRAMYATFGLAILVGVYLVYVGGLPILVVGLASVVSGIAYAGGPYPLGSHGLGDLFVFVFFGVVAVMGTFYVQAASKLAGAFPTGIPAGTVTLAAFVASLPVAAISTNILVVNNVRDLETDREAGKKTLAVLVGYRASRAEFVGLLALSYAVPVWFWLARGYSPAVLLPLATVPYAATIARTMLTDTSGEALNPALEQTGKLLAAHSVLFALGLIV
- the menE gene encoding o-succinylbenzoate--CoA ligase, whose translation is MTDGRTTRNHDEEMHDWLAERVRTSPEATALVEAEDGAEWSYAELDSAVEETAARLAALGLEPGDHLGVLMETRVAFVRLVHAAMRLGAVLVPLNARLARPELARQAETADLNLLVCERETESEAVAISEVPVASVDAPQREGEDAVAALRQRDSAGFDPASWSRADPQAMLFTSGTTGDPKAVSLSMGNFLASATASAFRLGVTPDDSWLLCLSMYHMGGLSVVLRSALYGTTVVLQEGFDAEDAADAMAEFGVTGVSLVPTMLRRMLDARDSLANSLRFVLLGGAPASEELLSRCEARGVPVHPTFGMTETASQIATARPREAFEHRGTVGRPMLWTDLTVVGEDCNPLPAGETGELVVSGPTVMRGYYGDPAATAEAFGEYGFHTGDVGYRDDAGRVWVLNRREDRIITGGENVHPGEVVEALREHPDVRDAAVVGLDDDEWGERVAALVVPEDGADLTGETVEDFCDDRLAGYKRPRTVAFAHELPRTASGTVEREAVRERLRRERDA
- the menC gene encoding o-succinylbenzoate synthase; protein product: MIGAVRPFSLPLADPLDTARGTIERRDGLLVRLEADDGAVGVGEATPLPGWTEHYDECESVLADAVEAVDGGADPDDLLGDLDSTPAARHAFDLALADLRASREGVPLYRRLGESGDDPDSAGDESARVESVPVNATVGDAPVAETVAEAERAAKAGFECLKVKVGARQLSADVERIEAVADALPETELRADANAAWTRQQAQQFLDAVGDRLSYVEQPLAPTDIAGLAALSGPVALDETLAEVEFGDALDADPDAVILKPMALGGPRAAVGVAERAREAGVEPVVTTTIDGAVARTAAVHVAAAIPDVPACGLATRKLLESDLGPDIAPVADGRAVVPQGEGNGTADTWGHHD
- a CDS encoding NAD(P)/FAD-dependent oxidoreductase; translated protein: MTDETREYEVAVVGGGPAGLTAALYTTRLSHDTVVVNRGGGRAAMMTETHNVIGVTEDVSGKELLRTARDQIQRYGADYVRDYVESVEQTDDGRFRLSTGEGDDDADFTAERVVLATGFNDERPDPPLPPTGRGLHWCLHCDAYLFVDEPVFVMGAGESAAHVAMIMLNFTDEVDLLTRGDEPTWSDETDRQLRAHPVEIVEAEVAGMEKSDDGWLSGFEFEDDTFREYRGGFPMYGSDYNAELVDQLGCERNDDGTVAVGDAGETSVEGVYAVGDLTPGHNQIPVAMGEGANAGIDVHYSLREFPKSIEEIEAEGEVSPDEVPGISETLREAAREFRATGDD